Proteins encoded in a region of the Rutidosis leptorrhynchoides isolate AG116_Rl617_1_P2 chromosome 9, CSIRO_AGI_Rlap_v1, whole genome shotgun sequence genome:
- the LOC139868595 gene encoding toll/interleukin-1 receptor-like protein has product MMSSKTLPQVYDVFMSFRGDDTRMGFTSHLYDALIRNGIRTYKDDKTLEIGKLISAELLEAIETSRFTVVVLSNSYATSTWCLEEIAKVVDCMKNGKMIVIPVFYHVTPSDVRHQSNCFEQGFTNHEADPEIPSQKVETWRAAFTKIGNISGLHVTQHTNEAEVISEIVRRILKDRQYTLPIDLSDGLVGIESREDVKARIILNQLIVDGTLEMTKFGVFFRQDAEILQLNYCKGWRI; this is encoded by the exons ATGATGTCTTCAAAAACGCTACCCCAGGTTTATGATGTTTTCATGAGCTTTCGAGGGGATGATACTCGAATGGGATTCACTAGCCATTTATATGATGCTTTAATTCGGAACGGCATTAGGACCTACAAAGACGACAAGACACTTGAGATTGGAAAACTAATTTCTGCCGAGCTTCTAGAGGCCATAGAAACATCACGTTTCACCGTTGTTGTTTTATCGAACAGTTATGCAACATCTACTTGGTGTTTGGAGGAAATTGCAAAGGTTGTTGATTGCATGAAGAATGGCAAGATGATCGTCATCCCTGTTTTTTACCATGTGACACCTTCTGACGTACGCCATCAAAGCAATTGTTTTGAACAGGGGTTTACAAATCATGAAGCAGATCCTGAAATTCCATCACAAAAGGTGGAAACATGGAGAGCTGCTTTCACAAAGATTGGGAATATTTCGGGATTGCACGTGACACAACACAC GAATGAAGCAGAAGTCATAAGTGAAATTGTACGAAGAATCTTGAAGGACAGGCAGTATACGTTACCAATAGATCTTTCAGATGGTCTTGTGGGAATCGAGTCACGAGAGGATGTA AAGGCAAGAATAATTCTCAATCAACTTATTGTAGACGGTACGTTAGAGATGACCAAATTTGGAGTTTTTTTTAGACAGGATGCAGAGATATTGCAGCTGAATTATTGCAAGGGATGGAGAATATGA